A single region of the Drosophila takahashii strain IR98-3 E-12201 chromosome 2R, DtakHiC1v2, whole genome shotgun sequence genome encodes:
- the LOC108058986 gene encoding serine protease grass, which yields MKYMLGLLVCFIIGDQLFHGSATLLDPNCGLSRYRTRISGGRDAELNSAPWMVFLHDNFEFVCGGSLITSAFVLTAAHCVTPIPKRLAARLGELDWTTERDCNNAYICAPAYREYTVTKIYTHPRYRSILSHDIALLKLHQPVLYTESIRPICVIMPEKVDEWYWYVDSVREFTLTGWGATDTVPVSHRLQTVNLTQTGRGTCHDRYGLAVDHTHICAGNTDHYACTGDSGSPLGFTIKYGEREVYAQVGIVSSGSEACKGITVFTNVVSFTQWIARTISYDERYMTP from the exons ATGAAATACATGCTTGGTCTGCtcgtttgttttattattggtGACCAACTTTTCCATGGATCGGCCACATTACTGGACCCAAATTGCGGCTTGAGTCGATATCGAACACGAATATCAGGCGGCAGGGATGCGGAATTGAACTCAGCCCCATGGATGGTATTTTTACATGATAACTTCGAGTTTGTTTGTGGCGGTTCGCTGATTACGAGCG CTTTTGTTCTCACGGCTGCCCATTGTGTTACTCCCATTCCCAAGCGATT AGCTGCTCGATTGGGCGAGCTCGATTGGACCACAGAGCGGGACTGCAATAACGCTTATATATGTGCCCCAGCTTACAGGGAATACACGGTTACTAAAATATATACCCACCCGCGGTACAGGTCGATCCTTTCGCATGATATAGCTCTGCTGAAACTGCACCAGCCGGTGCTCTATACAG AGTCTATCCGACCAATATGTGTGATAATGCCTGAAAAAGTGGACGAATGGTATTGGTACGTGGATTCGGTGAGGGAGTTCACTCTGACCGGCTGGGGTGCGACAGATACGGTTCCGGTTAGCCATCGTCTTCAGACCGTGAATCTCACCCAAACCGGTCGGGGAACCTGTCACGACCGATACGGGCTTGCGGTCGATCATACCCACATCTGTGCCGGAAATACCGATCATTATGCCTGCACCGGTGATTCCGGCAGCCCACTCGGTTTCACAATTAAGTATGGTGAAAGGGAAGTCTACGCTCAAGTCGGGATTGTTAGCAGTGGATCGGAAGCTTGCAAAGGAATAACCGTCTTCACAAACGTTGTAAGCTTCACCCAGTGGATTGCGCGTACAATTTCATATGACGAGAGATACATGACGCCttga
- the LOC108058992 gene encoding serine protease grass, translated as MKQTVSVVLVVFLILGSQNCIAFAYLLDNNCGISRYAYRISGGQDADLMSAPWMAYLHTNPKFICGGSLINHWFVLTAAHCFKEPNAKIYVRLGENDSRQRIDCDDYDCAPPPSEYWVMQKFIHPYYKTAHYYDIALIKLNRNVIYSESIRPICLILNPQWQGYLDTIRHFIISGWGETNNTEVSEKLQITKIPQIDRWTCRSYYGYNVDRTHICAGESKHYVGKGDSGSPLGSMVNYGYDRRFYQFGIVSHLRKPFLGVSVFTNILSYSNWIYQTITINTSYS; from the exons ATGAAGCAAACAGTGAGCGTTGTTCTAGTGGTTTTTTTGATCCTCGGAAGCCAAAATTGCATTGCATTTGCTTATCTTCTTGATAACAACTGCGGCATATCGAGATATGCCTACCGAATAAGTGGAGGTCAGGATGCTGATTTGATGTCTGCCCCATGGATGGCATATTTGCATACGAACCCTAAATTTATTTGCGGTGGCTCGCTTATCAACCATT gGTTTGTCCTGACAGCTGCACATTGTTTCAAAGAACCCAACGCTAAAAT ATATGTTCGGTTGGGAGAGAACGATTCGAGACAACGAATTGATTGCGATGACTACGACTGTGCGCCGCCGCCTTCAGAATATTGGGTAATGCAAAAGTTTATCCACCCCTACTATAAAACAGCCCACTATTATGATATAGCTCTGATCAAACTTAACCGGAATGTTATATACTCAG aaAGCATTCGACCGATTTGCTTGATTTTGAATCCACAATGGCAGGGATATCTGGACACAATTCGACACTTTATTATCTCTGGGTGGGGAGAAACGAATAACACTGAAGTAAGCGAAAAACTTCAGATTACAAAGATTCCTCAGATTGACCGTTGGACCTGTCGCTCTTATTATGGATACAATGTCGATCGAACCCACATTTGTGCAGGCGAGAGTAAACATTATGTGGGCAAGGGCGATTCTGGAAGTCCACTGGGAAGTATGGTGAACTATGGCTACGATAGGCGTTTCTATCAATTCGGCATCGTAAGCCATCTTCGAAAGCCTTTCCTAGGCGTCTCAGTATTTACGAATATTTTGAGTTACTCCAATTGGATCTATCAAACCATTACAATTAATACAAGCTATTCGTAG
- the LOC108058993 gene encoding protein G12: MAFSTSVSVILVISAICCWASVCGGLREDLKDFVALVPRRRIGFIAARYYIFDPKFRQAVEFVRSDEFTTTWQQVRAAPDFVNIIKYLTDYGSGYDITTLVDSLPTRLRTYQLSRTVPVELMLRRDLTTFLWDVIQSLPRTRIYSLISQKMRQSSEFAKLYKALRNKEFKELVQRARNSKQLQTPLRKLNQKSINVDEILQILFEVISWGPQAS, translated from the exons ATGGCTTTCTCCACCTCCGTGTCGGTTATTTTAGTGATATCAGCGATCTGCTGCTGGGCCTCCGTTTGTGGGGGCTTGCGAGAGGATCTAAAGGATTTCGTAGCACTGGTTCCCCGGCGAAGAATCGGATTTATTGCCGCCAGATACTATATCTTCGATCCCAAGTTCCGTCAGGCAGTTGAGTTTGTGCGCAGCGATGAGTTCACGACGACCTGGCAGCAAGTTCGTGCCGCTCCCGATTTTGTGAATATCATTAAATATCTGACCGATTACGGTTCGGGTTATGATATCACCACCCTGGTGGACAGTCTGCCAACTCGATTGCGCACTTATCAACTGTCGCGCACTGTACCAGTGGAACTTATGCTAAGGCGCGATTTGACGACCTTTCTCTGGGATGTTATTCAAAGTTTGCCCAGGACCAGAATCTATTCGTTGATTTCACAAAAAATGCGGCAGAGTAGCGAATTCGCCAAGCTCTACAAGGCTCTTAGGAACAAGGAATTTAAGGAGCTGGTGCAGCGTGCCAGG AATTCTAAACAACTGCAAACCCCACTGAGGAAATTGAATCAAAAGAGTATTAACGTCGATGAAATTCTCCAAATCCTGTTTGAGGTAATCAGTTGGGGTCCTCAGGCCTCTTAG